AACAAGAAATGCAGCGACTGAGCGCGCTGGTGGATAAAGCTCAGCAAATGCAGGAACGCATTAAGACGCTAGAACAAATACTTGATGCAGAACATCCTAACTGGAGGCAATCATAATGACGGTACAAAGTAAGAAATTGTATCGCTTGCCACAAGAGGGCGTGATCCGTGGCGTATGCGCAGGCCTTGCCCATTATTTTAATATTCCTGTTTTACTTGTCAGGGTTATTGCGGTGATTGCACTCTTTGCTGGATTTTTTGGCCTAACTATTGTTGCTTATCTTGTTTTGAGTTTTTTTATGGAACCTGCGCCAGCTAATTACCAACAAGGTGGTGAGCAACAGGAGAGTTTAAAAGAAATTTTAAGCGGTGTTGATAATCAATTAATGCAAGGTGAAAAACGTTTACAACAAATGGAACGATATATTACCTCTTCCAGTTATCAATTAAATAAACGCTTTCGCGATCTGTAATATTTTCACCAATTGATCCGATAAGACGCTCCGATTTAGGAGCGTCTTTCGTTAAGTCGGTTTATTTTATACTGAATGAATTAGGAATAAGCAAAATTCCTGATTGAGGAGAGTACTATGAATATTAATCAAGCTTATATCTCGTTAAAAACAAATAAACTCACCTACTTTGCCAAAAAAGGGTTAACATTTGGGGTAATGTTATTGACTTTATTTGGGCCAGCCGCAATAACTGGCAGTATAATAAAACGCGTAAGTAGCAAGCCGTTACGTTGGTTGGTTCTATTGATAGCAGAGCCTGTTATTAAAGCAGGTTTAAATAAGCTATCGCGTCAAATGTCTTGGGAGAAACATGAAACGCCTACAAAATGAACTTACAGCTTTTATTAATCGTGGTGTTGATAGGCATCTTCGCTTAGCGGTAACTGGATTAAGCCGAAGTGGTAAAACGGCATTTATTACTTCTTTAGTTAACCAACTTATTAATGTGCATACAGGTGCGCGTTTACCGCTCTTTTCAGCGGCACGGGATAAGCAACTATTGGGTGTAAAACGTATTCCTCAGCATAATTTAAATATACCCCGATTTACTTATGACGAAGGAATGGAATCGCTTTATCACACGCCTCCAAGTTGGCCGGTTCCGACTAAAGGAGTGAGTGAAATTCGTTTACAACTACGTTATCGCTCAAATGAATCATTAACACGTTTTATCAAAGAAACATCTTCGCTTTATTTAGAGATTGTTGACTACCCTGGCGAATGGTTATTAGATTTACCGATGCTTGAGCAAGACTATTTTGAATGGTCTGAGCAAATGAATAAGGTAAATCGTCAAAGAACATTGCCAGAACAAAATTGGCAAACACAACTTAAAAAATGCGATCCCTTTGCACCTGCTGATGAAACGTTATTAGCGGATATTGCCTCCGCTTACACTGAATATTTATTAGCATGTAAAAAAGAAGGGCTTCATTTTATTCAACCCGGTCGTTTTGTTTTACCTGGTGAATTAGCGGGCGCGCCTGTTTTGCAGTTTTTTCCTTGGCCCGATTTACAACAGCATGATATTACTAAATTAAAAAATGCTGATAAACGGACTAATATTGGCATGCTAAAGCAACGTTATGAATATTATGGTCAGCATGTGGTAAAAGGTTTTTATCGAGATCATTTTCAAGGTTTTGATAGGCAAATTGTTTTAGTGGATTGTTTGCAACCTCTCAACCAAGGCGCTGATGTTTTTAATGATATGCGGCAGGCTTTAACACAATTAATGCGTAGCTTTCATTATGGTAAAAGAACACTACTTCGGCGTTTATTTTCACCTTGTATTGATAAGTTATTATTTGCAGCGACTAAAGCTGATCATATTACAGTTGACCAGCACGAAAATTTAGTTTCATTGCTTCAACAACTTATTCAAGATGCTAAACAAAATGCTATTTTTGAGGGGATCAGTATTGATTGCATGGGGCTTGCCTCTATTGCTGCAACTGAAAGTGGCATTGTGGATCACCATGGTGAAAAAATCCCAGCATTAAAAGGTTTTCGTTTAAGTGATAACAAACCTTTGGTGTATTTTCCTGGTGAAGTTCCTAAACGATTACCTGAAAAAGCATTTTGGGAAAAACAAGGATTTAGTTTCGAATCTTTTAGACCACAACAAATATCAAGAGATAGCGCAGTTCCTCATATTCGCATGGATAGTGCAATGGAATTCTTGTTAGGGGATAAATTAAAATGAATGAGCCATTAAAATCACGAATTGATTTTAAAGAGCCCATACTTCAAGATGAAGTAAGCTTAAAGAAAGGTATTGATTTTCAGGAGAATGAAGCATTTCTACCTATTGATCCTCAATTAGATGAAGAAAACGAAGGGCAGCTAGAAGGTGATATCCAATCTATTTTAAAACCTAAAAAAAGTGTATGGAAACGCTTAATCACAGTTGCAAGTACTATTTTAGGGATTAGCGTTATCGCTCAAACAGGACAATGGATTTATGAGTCATGGATAAACTCGGATTGGATTGCATTAGGTGCAGCAAGCGCAGGGGGCTTAATTGTTATTGCAGGAATTGGCTCTGTAATAACAGAATGGCGTCGTATCTATCGCTTACGCCAAAGAGCAGATGAAAGAGATAAAGCAAAAGAATTACTTTATAGTCATGCGATGGGAAATGGCCGACCTTTTTGTGAGAAATTGGCTAAACAAGCAGGGATACATTCACAACATCCAGCACTAATTCGTTGGCAAAGTGCATTACATGATACGCATAATGACAAGGAAGTATTAGAGCTTTATAGCCAATTAGTTCAACCTATTTTAGATAAGCAAGCGAGAGCTGAAATTAGTCGCTCTGCTGCAGAATCAACATTAATGATAGCAGTAAGCCCACTAGCGATGGTTGACATGGCTTTTATTGGTTGGCGTAACATTCGTTTAATTAATCGTATCGCTGAAATTTATGGTATAGAGTTGGGATACTATAGTCGCTTAAAATTATTTCGCCTTGTCTTAGTCAATATTGCATTTGCGGGTGCTACTGAACTAGTAAGAGAAGTTGGAATGGATTGGCTTTCTCAAGATCTAGCTGCACGACTATCAACACGAGCAGCCCAAGGAATTGGTGCTGGCTTATTAACGGCACGTTTAGGGATCAAGGCAATGGAATTATGCCGACCACTACCTTGGATCGATGATAATAAACCAAAGTTGGGTGATTTTAGAAAAGAGCTTATAGGAAAATTAAAAAATACAATTAGTGGTAAGAAAAAAGAATAAAATAAAGTTTCTAATATTGAGTTATTTTAAATAAAAACCGTAGAGTTATTTCTACGGTTTTTTTGTATAAAAAATTTGTGAAAAAAAAGGTTGTATAAAATTACACTCATGATGAAAATGTCGATATTTTATATTTAAATAAATTATTTCATGCTATAAAACACTATCTACTTTTTATTTATTATATTGTAATTATTTATTAATGAAATTAGTTCAATAAAATACCTTTAAAAAGAGTAAAAGTATCCAAAAAGAAAAGTGATTGTAATTCATTGTATTTGTTGATTAATGCTTATGTTTTTAGTGAAGTGTTCGTAATTTCCATAAAAATATTCCCTTTTTGATAGAAAATAGTATTGAGTTTAATGAGGTAAATGGCGTTAAATATCACGGTAAAATGTTTACCACAGAAATATTATCTCAATATATTTTCAAAATTTACTCTGTAGACAATTTTTTATTAAAAAAGAAAGATGGTTTTTATTTATAAGAAATAGGTAAAGATTTAACAAATAATATTTTTAATTAGGTCGAAAAATGAAAGAAATACAGATATCAGTAATAAAAAAACTCTCGAAGGAAAGACGCCAGCTTTATCTTAGTTCTACTCTTAATGTGTCAAATATTGATAAACAATTGAGTATTTTGATCCCTATTCTTAGTGAAACAATCGATGAAATTAAAAAAAAGCAGCACCCAAAACAATCTAAATCATTTCAAATACAAGGAACATCAGAATTTTTTGAATATCTAAGAGAGGCAGACAAAAAAGAACAGGCAATCAATGCATTAAAGTATCTTCTTTTTTGTTTTGATAATGGCTGTAAAACTATTAAGAAAGTAATACGCCGAGAATTAGGCCCCTTAATAAAAAATATCGAATATCTTATTGATTTTGAGCTAAAAAAAATAATAAAAAACTCTTCATTTTCATTATTTGATTTTTTTAAAGCATAAATAATTCAGGTTTAAAATCAAAATACAATCTTATCTGTGTAAAAATAAATGCTAGTAGTGTCAACTTTTGCTGACAAGGCTCTTTATTTGGTTGATATTTATGTATAATATCTAGAATAAGTTCAGGGTCACTCAGTATTAAGAAGGTTTATAATGCGTTTAGAGATCACTTGTGAAGATCGCATCGGGTTAACCCGTGAATTGTTAGATCTACTAGTATTAAAAAATATTGATTTGCGTGGAATTGAAATATTTCCAATAGGTCTTATCTACCTGAATTTTTCACAGATTGATTTTGATATATTTCAACCGTTAATGGCGGAAATACGGCGAATAAATGGTGTTATTGATGTTCGTACGGTTGCATTTATGCCATCAGAACAAGAGCATCGAGCCATGTGGACACTGCTAGAATCTGTGCCAGTTCCGGTTTTTTCTATTAATATTAAAGGCCAAATAAAATTACAAAATCCGGCAACTCGTCAACTATTTGAACTTGATGCTAACGATAATAGCGAGAAATCATTCAATCAACTGATCCCTAATTTTAATATTCATCGTTGGTTAGAACAAAAAGATCCTTCAGCTGAAATTATTCCAATCAATTTAAAAAAACAAAGTTTTGATATGGAAATAGTACCAATAAAACTTGCAGATGATAACCAATCTAATCATTGTGTCGGCGCGCTTATTTTATTGAAATATCGAGATGCTATTCATGAGAGTTCAAAATTAATTGTCAGTGATAATCATGAATTTGAGAAAATTATTGCTGTTAGCTCTCAAATGAAACAACTTGTTGAACGTG
This portion of the Proteus vulgaris genome encodes:
- the pspB gene encoding envelope stress response membrane protein PspB, translating into MGYIFLGIPLTIFILFVLPIWLWLHYSNQKGGGNVQLTQQEMQRLSALVDKAQQMQERIKTLEQILDAEHPNWRQS
- a CDS encoding YcjX family protein; the protein is MKRLQNELTAFINRGVDRHLRLAVTGLSRSGKTAFITSLVNQLINVHTGARLPLFSAARDKQLLGVKRIPQHNLNIPRFTYDEGMESLYHTPPSWPVPTKGVSEIRLQLRYRSNESLTRFIKETSSLYLEIVDYPGEWLLDLPMLEQDYFEWSEQMNKVNRQRTLPEQNWQTQLKKCDPFAPADETLLADIASAYTEYLLACKKEGLHFIQPGRFVLPGELAGAPVLQFFPWPDLQQHDITKLKNADKRTNIGMLKQRYEYYGQHVVKGFYRDHFQGFDRQIVLVDCLQPLNQGADVFNDMRQALTQLMRSFHYGKRTLLRRLFSPCIDKLLFAATKADHITVDQHENLVSLLQQLIQDAKQNAIFEGISIDCMGLASIAATESGIVDHHGEKIPALKGFRLSDNKPLVYFPGEVPKRLPEKAFWEKQGFSFESFRPQQISRDSAVPHIRMDSAMEFLLGDKLK
- the pspC gene encoding envelope stress response membrane protein PspC: MTVQSKKLYRLPQEGVIRGVCAGLAHYFNIPVLLVRVIAVIALFAGFFGLTIVAYLVLSFFMEPAPANYQQGGEQQESLKEILSGVDNQLMQGEKRLQQMERYITSSSYQLNKRFRDL
- a CDS encoding YcjF family protein; translated protein: MNEPLKSRIDFKEPILQDEVSLKKGIDFQENEAFLPIDPQLDEENEGQLEGDIQSILKPKKSVWKRLITVASTILGISVIAQTGQWIYESWINSDWIALGAASAGGLIVIAGIGSVITEWRRIYRLRQRADERDKAKELLYSHAMGNGRPFCEKLAKQAGIHSQHPALIRWQSALHDTHNDKEVLELYSQLVQPILDKQARAEISRSAAESTLMIAVSPLAMVDMAFIGWRNIRLINRIAEIYGIELGYYSRLKLFRLVLVNIAFAGATELVREVGMDWLSQDLAARLSTRAAQGIGAGLLTARLGIKAMELCRPLPWIDDNKPKLGDFRKELIGKLKNTISGKKKE
- a CDS encoding phage shock protein PspD, translated to MNINQAYISLKTNKLTYFAKKGLTFGVMLLTLFGPAAITGSIIKRVSSKPLRWLVLLIAEPVIKAGLNKLSRQMSWEKHETPTK